Part of the Sorghum bicolor cultivar BTx623 chromosome 1, Sorghum_bicolor_NCBIv3, whole genome shotgun sequence genome, GGATGTAGGGTGGTGGTGTGGGTAGTTGGAATGCACGGCTGTGCTGCCTCCACGAACACGGAGCTGCGTTTCAGCAGGGGCATTGACGGCGACAAGGACACAGGCATCGTCGCTGGGACGCACCATCGACTTCTTGCTGAGATTTCCATATTGGAGATCCAACAACTGCTGAAGATATGCCATGCAACTTTCCTGAGGACGAACGCAGTAGCGGCCCACCGACAGGTAATCGCCTCAGGTCCATCTAGAAGCAGGTCCATCCGACAAAACTAGTCCAACTTCATTGGCATGATCAATTCCCACAAGGAGGACGATGATGCCCACTCTGAAACTGATCTTGCTGGTCTGACGGTCTCTGAACTCTTCGAAAAGGGTCTTCCTCAGCTCCAGAGGGGGAACTCGGAATTCGACACCGGAAGCATCATGAGCGGATGAGCCATCACCTAATCGCTGTTTTAATTGGATGTCATGTTGTGTTTTAATTTTAAATGTGTCGAGGATATCAATAGGGTACCCAAATAGATAtctcaaaaaaaataaagtcCCAACCTGCTGCGACAGGAGGAGAAAACCCAACGCACAATCATCGCGGGCCAGTCCAGGAGCAGGCCTCGACGTCCCAACGAGGCATATACCAGTTGCGACCTCAATTCGATGTATCATAAATACATCCAACACACCGATCGACATAAGCCTCGATGACGGAAAACAGCTCGAGCGAATGCCGAGCCCTCGAATTCATACACCCCTCGATTGCAGGATCGGGATCGAGCGAACCACGCAGCCTTGAGCGCGGGACGCACCTCCACAACCTACCGCTAGTACGGGTTTCAGAGCATTTGATGCGGCTGACAAGCCTTCACCTAACACCATGGCGGGCGCACCTGTGAAGATGGATTATACCCCCGTCATGTCTGGGTTGTACCCCCTCATGTCACACTTTTTACCAGCTTTATCTTTAAATCTGGAGAAAGATACGCGCCAGTACTGTCACGATCAGCGTAACATCGGGAAAAGTCAGCGCTCCAACAACTCCCGACGCAACGACTGCAGGGACGTATAAGCATGCGCATATACGGACCAATTACCAGGCGATATACAAGGATTCACCCAAGGGAACGCACGTGACATCATCGCCAAGTACACTGTAACAAGACCCGTcaagccacgccggtacggaggcctcgagttggCCTACACCCACACCCCTGTCGAAGCCTACTCTAGCCCCTATATTGTGTAACCATAAGCCTCCCCTTGGTCTATAAAGGGGGACGCCAAGGCTAGAATAAAACAGAGGACAACACACGTAGAAAACCACGCTCGCATACACAACATCGCCAACGTCCTAGCCCCATACCGTTAGGACTTAGAACCTCACGTTCATCCATACTTGTATTCAcctctgtacaagcacttaggtgcaagataatacaaacttctcaGCCTCtgccactggacgtagggcattcttttGTCGGAACTAGGATATGTTGAACTCAATCCCGTGCATGAGTTATCTGCATATTGTAATTTAGTTTGTTGCATTGGCACGTTTACAATTCAGATAGGATAGCTGCATTTGGGTTGGGGTGTTAGGCGTCAGAACCACGCTGCGTTCGTGGTGCGACGTAGATTCTTTCCCCGCCGTGTTTGTAGGAACAACCCGTGATTAGGCGGGCGTGGCGCAGCATGCGCAGATACGGCGGGGGGGGGGGAAAGATCATGTAAACACCAAGCCTATAAATagagaaagaaaaaacagaAAAGTAGCGACTTTGTGGCGGCACATATCTTTCGTGTTCCTGCGTGTTCATCTAACAAACCGAAACGCAAAGTGAGAGAGAGTTCGTCGGCCAAGCCGATCGCCGTCGTGCTTGCCATTCAGGCAGCCGGCGCCAACACGTGGCATGGTGTCACGGCCGTCGTGCTTGCCATTCAGGCAGCGGTGTTTCCCGGCGAGGAGGAGTCACGGCGGTGTGCAACGCCGCGTGAAAGAGGTCACCTCGGCCGTAGAGGAAGAATCGCATCGATCTAGAAGAATGGGAGACACTGGAGCGTCAAGCGGCGAGCGTGTTTGCGAGAGTTCGCTCATGTGGCCTATGCTCACCCGTTCCAACTATGCGGAGTGGGCTATGATGTTGCAGTGCAACTTCGAGACCTTGGAAATATGGGACACCATTGAGCCTGGCAGTGACAAGGTGAAGAGATCGCGGGACAGACAGGCGATGGCCGGTATCCTGCGCTCAGTCCCGCAGGAGATGTGGCAGCTCTTAGGGTCGAAGAAAAATGTCAAGGAGGCGTGGGGGGCGGTGAAGAGCATGAGGATTGGCGCAGAACGCGTCAAGGAAGCCAACGCCCAACGCCTGTTGAAGGAATTTGAGAACATCAAGTTCAAAGATGCGGAGACAGTAGATGAGTTTGCCCTGCGCATCGGCGCTCTGGCGGCTGATTTGCGTACGTCGGGTGAAACAATGGAAGATACTCGAGTAGTGAAGAAGATGTTGCGTGTGTTACCGCAACGGTATGCGCAGATCGCGATCTCGATCGAAACTTTACTTGATCTGAAAACGTTGACGATTGAGGAGCTGGTTGGCCGTCTCAAGATGGCAGAAGATCGATTCGGGATCGAGGAGACAACCGACAGAATGGGAAACTTGTTGCTGTCATAGGAAGCATGGGCAACCAAGAATCGCCATCGGCTTATGCCAGAGGGAACCTCGAGTGGTGGCGGTGGCAAGAAAAGGTACAAGCAGAAGGGCGGTGGTGGCGGAAACCGCGAGCACGGTGACCGCGGCGAGAAGAAAGATCCCGTCGTCCAAGCTGACAACGATGGGGACTCCGAGGCGCAAAGGTCGTTGCAGGAATTGTGGTATCTATGGCCACTAGGCAGAAGACTGCAAGAAACCTAAGAAGGAGCGCAACGAGGAAGCTCACCACACACAGGTTGACGCGGAGCAACCGGCCATACTGCTTGCTACTGTGAACGTCGTGCGCGCCCACGCACGTGACGTCGCCCACGCTCACGACGTCGAGCCTGTTCGGGGGCACGTGAATCGTCACATCATCCATCTGAATGAGAAGAAGGTGTTTCCAGGAGATGGAGATCAGCGCCGTGACATCTGGGTCCTCGACACAGGGGCCAGTAATCACATGACTGGGTGTCGTGAGGCAATCACATCGCTGGACACGTCAGTCGGAGGATCCGTGAGGTTTGGAGATGGATCGCTCGTGGAGATAGCCGGCATTGGTTCGGTGTTGCTGCAGACCAAGCACCATGGTCACAAGGTACTTTCAGAAGTTTACTTCATACCCAAACTGAAAAGCAATATAATCAGTTTAGGCCAGTTAGAGGAAGGTGGTTGCAAGGTGGTGTTAGAAGATGGTTTTTGTGATGTTTTTGATACTGAGCGGTTGTTGCTGGCACGAGCCCCGCGTGTGAAGAACCGTCTGTATTTGCTAACAGTACAGCTTGCAGCACCTGTCTGTCTCACCATGAAGAAAGATGACACGGCATGGCTCTGGCACGGGCGTTATGTTCATCTGAATTTCCGAGCTCTCAGAGATCTTGGACTGAAAGGCATGGTGGAGGGTCTACCTCAGCTTGATCGGGTTTAAGAGTTTTGTGATGGATGTGTCCTTGGTAAGCAGCACAGGCTCCCGTTTCCTCAAGTAGGAAGCTATCGTGCCAACAAGCCAATGGATTTGTTTCATGCTGACTTGTGTGGTAAGATAAAGCCAAGTACAGCAGGGGGTAAGAATTATTTCCTGTTAATAGTTGATGATTACTCTCGATACATGTAGGTAGAGTTTCTGTCAACTAAGGATGAAGCTTTCAAGTGCTTTAAAAAGGTTCAGGCTCTTGCTGAAACAGAAAGAAGTTGCAGACTTCGTGCTTTCAGAAGCGACCGAGGAGGTGAATTTAACTCAGTTGAATTCAGGCAGTACTGTGATGATCGTGGTTTGAAGCATTTCACTACAACTCCGTACACACCTCAGCAAAACAGGGTTGTAGAGAGAAGAAACCGCACGGTGGTTGAGATGGCTCGGTGCCTTCTGAAAAGCAAAGGAGTTCCAGGAGAGCTGTGGGGGGAAGCTGTAGCTACTGCAGTTTATCTATTGAATAGAGCTCCTACAAGAAGCCTAAAGGGAAGAACGCCATATGAGGCGTGGTATGACCGCAAGCCCAAGGTACATCACCTCCGTACGTTTGGCTGCCTGGCTCACGTGAAGATTACAGGACCAGGAGTCACAAAATTGTCTGACAAATCGGTGCAGATGGTTTTTGTCGGATATGAGACAGGAACAAAGGGCTATCGAGTTTATGATCCACGGTCAAAGAAGTTGAGTGTTTCTCGTGATGTTGTGTTCGAGGAAAGCAAGGGATGGGATTGGAATCAGATTCCTCATCAAAATTCTCTCGGATCAGCATTAGAAGTCGAGGAATATACTGTTGCCAGatcaggaacagtaactgaaCATGCTGATGCAGAAACAGGAAATGCAGCAGGCCTAGAAAATGAAGGGCCAGCTTCCCAGGTTGATTGGTCAATTGATGACGGACTAGATGCTGGTCCAGTTCATGCTACACCACCCGGAAGCCCAGTAGGACAAGGCATCGCGTTTGCAACTCCACCGACTGGAGAGTCTGTTGATTCAGAGGGTGTGCCGCAAAGGTTCAGAATATTGTCAAATTTACTAGACACTACCGATGAACTGACAAACTTCGAGTATAGTGGGGTATGCTATCTTGCAGCTGAGGAACCAAagagtgtagaagcagcattggGAGAGCAGTGCTGGAGGGAAGCGATGGTTGCAGAGATGGATTCTATTCAGGAAAATAAAACCTGGGAGTTGTCAGCTCTGCCTGCAGGTCACCGAGCGATAGGCTTGAAATGGGTCTTTAAAGTCAAGAGAGATCCAGAGGGGAATGTGATCAAGCATAAAGCTCGGCTAGTGGCTAAAGGATATGCACAGCGTGAGGGGGTGGATTTTGAAGAAGTCTATGCCCCGGTGGCAAGAATGGAGACAGTCAGGCTGATCATTGCTTTGGCTGCACAGAGAGGCTGGCAGGTACACCACATGGATGTAAAATCAGCATTTTTAAATGGTGATTTATTGGAGGATGTGTATGTTCAGCAGCCTCCAGGCTTTGTTGTGAAGGCTAGCAGTGGAAAAGTGTTAAAACTGAAGAAAGCCCTCTATGGGTTGCGTCAGGCTCCAAGAGCATGGAATGCTCGACTTGATAGTGAATTGGTGAAGCTTGGATTTGAAAGAAACCCACTTGAGCATGCTGTCTACAGAAGGGCAAGCAAGGAAGGTCCACTCATAGTGggtgtttatgttgatgatttaATAATCACGGGACCAAGCTCTACCAGCATAGATTCATTCAAGAAGGAGATGATGAGCAGTTTCAGTATGACAGACTTAGGACTACTGAGCTACTACTTGGGAATACAGGTGGATCAACAGGAGGGCAGAACGACTTTGTGTCAGAGCTCATATACACTGAAGATTCTTGAACAAGCTGGCATGAGTGGTTGCAATTCATGTCACGTTCCAATGGAGAATAGATTGAGGCTGACCAAGAATGATAAGTCTGCACATGTTGACAAGACCAAGTACAGAAGCATAATCGGGAGTTTGAGATATTTGGTTAATACTCGGCCAGATATAGCCTATGTTGTGGGCATTGTTAGCAGGTATATGGAAGAACCGAGAGGCGGTCATTGGACTGCAGTTAAGCAGATACTAAGGTACCTGGCTGGTACTGTGCACTTTGGTGTGGTGTACAAGAAGTTGGTCTCCACCAGTTCGCTTGTGGGTTACAGCGACAGTGATTTGGCAGGAGATATAGATGATAGAAAGAGTACCAGTGGGTCTGTATTCCTGCTTGGTTCAAGTCTCGTTACCTGGATGTCTCAGAAGCAAAGAGTGGTAGCACTCTCGTCGTGTGAAGCTGAGTATATAGCCAGTGCCAATGCGGCCTGTCAGGGCATTTGGCTCAGTCGTTTACTGGGGGAGCTCCTTGGTATTCAGGCTCCAAAAGTGAAGCTTCTGGTGGACAACAAAGCTGCAATAGCGTTGAGCAAGAACCTTGTACATCATGACAGGAGTAAACACATTGATACTCGATATCACTTCATCCGTGATTGTGTTGAACGTGGTGAAGTTGACATTGATCATGTGAGTACCAATGATCAGCTAGCAGACATTCTGACAAAGGCGCTTGGGCAGGTCAGATTTGTTGAGCTTCGCAAGCAGCTTGGTGTGGTTGATGTGCAGCGGGATTAGGGGGTGAATGTTGAACTCAATCCCGTGCATGAGTTATCTGCATATTGTAATTTAGTTTGTTGCATTGGCACGTTTACAATTCAGATAGGATAGCTGCATTTGGGTTGGGGTGTTAGCCGTCAGAACCACGCTGCGTTCGTGGTGCGACGTAGATTCTTCCCCCGCCGTGTTTGTAGGAACAACCCGTGATTAGGCGGGCGTGGCGCAGCATGCGCAGATACGGCGGGGGGAAAGATCATGTAAACACCAAGCCTATAAATAGAGAAATAAAAAACAGAAAAGTAGCGACTTTGTGGCGGCTCATATCTTTCGTGTTCCTGCGTGTTCATCTAACAAACCGAAACGCAAAGTGAGAGAGAGTTCGTCGGCCAAGCCGATCGCCGTCGTGCTTGCCATTCAGGCAGCCGGCGCCAACAGGATAAACCACTGTATTCAttttgcatcaccattcggaaagaaaagcatgtatacaaattcactcgttggtgctaCCCCGGGGTTAAAACACCGACAAAATAATTCCTTTTTTAAAACACAACATACATATGAGAATTTGACTTGATAGACGATGATAGACGTAATTTAATTTGTTTTCAATCTATAAACCTTATTCTTTCTATAGTCTCAACTAAATCATTTTTGAAATTTCACAAGGAAAGTACATGCCGCACATAATGACATAATTGTATTCGTTTTATGACAAAGATTATCTTCGCGATAGGTCTTGTGTGTTCGCCACCACTTTTGGTAATTCCAGGAATCTCTCGCGGCCCGTGGGTTAACAAAGCATTCTCTCTTAATGAAATGTACGGTCAAAAATATGACAATGGATTGAACTGAGTGGCACACATATCTTTGACTCAGCATGGCATGTCCAAATACATTGATTTTTGTTATCTATATCGTGTATAGCAACACAGTTGACCATTCGATTCAGAATAGGAGCGTTGTAAAGCACCTCGCCAGCGATTGTGACCTTATTCTCTCCATCTATCATAATCAACATGGTAGAGCAAagtagaaaaaaatatagaagcACAAATTAGGAAAAAATATTCTTTATTCTCTGAAAATTGATTAGAGCTCCCGTGCAATCATTTTAAAGAAAAAGGTACAAGCATATTTATTCTGAATCGGACAAGGAAATGCATTGAAGTACTGATACCATGCGCCTGAATATCAATATGGTAATCTTTATTGATTACCAAAAACAAGCCATTTACGAATATTGTCAGTAAGTATGTGCAGATCTAAGCATCTTTTGTTTGCTTCACAAGGATCAAgatcaaataaaaatacttaTTCTTTTTTCTGTTCATAGAAGATATATCTTTAGACAAGACATAAGGGAATGATAAGAGCCCACAAACGACAGAACCGGCAAGCTTTACGTTTCCTTCTCTAGAAAACAAACTACAATTACGATTTTCCATTCTCCTTTCCTTCATGGCTAGAGTCCTTCTCTTTTACTTCTTGGTCAGATTGCTCCCCCTTCTCCTCTTGGTTTCCTTCTTGGCTAGAGTCCTTCTCTTTTTCTTCCTGGTTATTAGGGTCCGTAGGTTTTACAGCAGCTGGGAGGATGTAGAAGCCGATGGCGTCGAGAAAATCCCCTGCGCGGGCGAACATGCCGACGGCGCTGCCGTCGAGCACGGGCAGACTGTGGTGCGTGCTGTCTACCCCATGGCCGAAAGGCCCGTAGCTCCGGAGGTTGCTCATGACCTTGATGGAGGTGATGCAACACTCCACGTTCTTGAACGTGAATGGGCCCACTGACCACGCAACTCCCGTCACATACTCCGACGGCTCCAGCGAGATCTGCATGCATGAATTTGCAGATATAGAATTTTATATATAGATACAAAAGAATTATTGATGCCATAGAAAAAAAAGCATGTCTGCTCGTCAAtgcaaaattgcaaattaaagaaaGTTGTATCGATCTGTAGTATATGTGTACTCACCGTCTCGGTGCCCTCGCCTTTGCCGTTGCCGCCCCAGGGCCCGGCGGTGTGGAGCTCCCCGCTCCGGTCACGGTAGGAGAAGGAGATCCAGTCGATGACCTTGCCCCAGCGGACGGTGATGCTCTCCAGCCGCTGCGGCGCCACCGTGAGGTCGCAGGcgctgccgccgtcgccgccccaCGTCCCGAGCTTCACCACCGAGCTCTGCCGCCAGGACACGTACGAACAGTCGTCAGAGTCTGATTATCGATGGTTGTGGAGGTAGCAAGAGgacagggagagggagaggaattGAAGGAGAccatgtcgtcgtcgtcgcgagctcacgtcgccggcggcgcggcAGTAGCAGCGGAACAGAACGAACCGAGGGAGGAGGGGAATAGGGATGCAGTATTGCAGGCACAAGATTGTAGGGCGTGATATGGAGTTCCATATATATTTATTACACATTGTATTATACACACATTACACATACATCGATATAGCTGGGTAGTTTGGCACCTGATAGAGAAATCGAATTGAAGGCGCAAATTTGGATGCACAGTGATCGATCGATCGTCTGGTTGGTAGTATGCGCGGCTGTGCGGCCTCCACGTACCTGGACCACGGTGTTCCCTGCAGCGACCAGCCACACGGGGATATGAACTGGAGTTAGGAGTTGATTTTAGTTTGTTAGAAAGTGCACCTAATCTATAAAAGACACCTTAGGAATCTAATCAAATTATTGAATAAGAAATAAACCTCCCTTGGCGGGTGGGTTTCCCCTTTTGACAGTGGTTGCGCGCGGTTTTGTCGCGGTCGTCGGCGACTGACCCCACCATATTGCGCCATTGCCTCACTACTCCTTGCACTCTAGCTCTTAGTCCCAATTGGTCCTTTACTCTCCCCTATGCTCTTCTCATCGCCCACGTCGTATCAATTTGGTATCAAAGACCTTCATAGCTGCATCGACCATCATGATCAGCACCCCGCCCGATCCTAAGATGAACGCCTTTCGGTGGACACTGTTGGCTGGTCtgaaaagttatggctgaaattactgttggctgatatgttgtaagagaaaaacactgatgGCTGGCAGAAAAAGTACGACTAATAAGACAAGCAAACGGGGATGCTCCCCGCGGTTACAAACTCACGTCAATAACTCTTATAATCATGTTGGTAAGGATTAGGGAGAGAAATCATTATGTTCATTTGCATTAAGTTTGGCTGACTTTGATTAAAAGGTGTATAAAAATTTAGTCCATAAGAAATATGCATAGTAAAGTCTAAGATAACATATAGTTAATGTAACCTCAAGAAGTGAAACTTTATATAGACTTCAAAATGTGACATTGTTGTATTGTCCACATTTCGATGAGGAGAGTTGCAATTTTACACTAATCCACTTTATTAAGTAATTTCTTAAGTTTAATGTGATGGTAATGACAAAGTTTATTTTAGCATCCTTCAAATCTATGGATAATAAGACGTTCCCTATGTAGTCAAAATAGAGGATATTACGGGTCCACATGACCTAAGGTGACTCTAAAGGGATATGATAAGATGCCCTCTATAATAAGCTAAAAAGTTCATTAGTGATTCATGATTTCAAAGTCATAATAAGCTAAGTAGAGGTACAAAGTTAATTATGTGTTTCTTTCTTGTTGCCAATAAGTAAACAATAGAGATATTACATATAAGAGCTTTttgtcttcagtattttgaagaTTATCATGGTGATGATTCTCAGACTTGTTAGAATACAAAGATTCACCAAGATAGGTCCAAAAAAGGGAGTATTTGAAATTATTCTAAAAGCCAAAAGATCAGTTATATACTTCCACCTAAGGATGATAAGttttcatcattagtttttacGCTGATACAATATAATTAAGTTTTAAGAAGTATTTAAGCTATAAGTATTATTATTAAACTATCATACACCCTTAAACTTTAAGCGGATTGGACCCTTGGAAAGTTATAAAGTATTCTTGCTTTCAAGCATATAAAGCATCACATGCACATGTAAGAAATCTAGTAACCATAAAGTTATAAGTTGTTGTAGGTTGCAACAACAATCTTCTTTTGCAAGGCACGTTGATATTAAGAAATCCACGTAGGTTTTATCAACATTCTTGCCAAAGGGGAGTTATCTTGTGGAATAATTTCAACCTATCTTTAATGTACGCAGAGTAGTTTATAACATGAACTGAGTTATAGCATGTTCAATTTTATTTAAGTtaagtttatttttattttaaagaaTGATGTTATCACTTAAGAATAAACTAATATTTAGCATAAGTTATTCATTCCATAATACATTATATAAGGAGTCGGCTCTAGGTTGGAGTAGCACATCAGGTGGTATTCCAAAACAAAGAAGATGTGAAAGATCGATCTAGAATTAGTATGATCACATAAGATAAGATGTTGTTTCTCATTATGTAAGTTTTAAGTGTTTAAGTGATGAACACCATATTCAAATTAATTATTCCCACCATAGACTTACCTTAAGTTGTTGAATATTATAGGGGTAAAAGTGTGCGTTACGCCCTTAAGTCCTTGATTATTAAACCACATACCTCTTGTTatctaaaaattttatacttttCCATATGAAGTTGGACAAATATGAATTTTGTATCAAAATTGTAGAGGTCAATGAAATGTACAATTTtatagttgacaagtttttatttgaatttcttagagggcaaaagaaaattttttaaattattAGATTTCAAAATTCTAACTTTTAATTGAAAATGGAGAACTTTAGATGAATTTTTGTAACTCTAAATAGTTTAAAAATTGTAGACCTTATTGAGATCTGAAATTTTGATACAAAGTTCATATAATCAATTCATATGCAAAAgctacatttttttttaaaaaaaagtataTTATAGTTGTGGCATAACAAAGAGAGGTATAATGGTCAACTATTTCGTGGAATATTAATTTTGTGTCGCAACAAATCACTATCAGCATAAgccttttttttaaatttcttcGCCGGTGAGAGAGAGGGGATGACTCTATGGACCCGTATGTCATTGACTAGGTCGACGATCCGTAAGTGGGTCCGATTATTGTTTCAAGCGTAAAAAAAAGTAGCATTGCATTGATTGGGTATAGACGCAATTCTAATGGCAACTTTCCGGTGGATCGTAACGACACAAGAATTGTAATAACAGATCCAAATTAACCCTTTGGGTATCAACGCCGCCTTCGCCCCGGATTCGCTTGCCTCCAACTTGAAGAtgatgaagaacaagaagaagcgcaAGGTCACCTCCACCTCCACGACACCGTGGCCACTGCACACCACCATTGACTCCCTTCCCGACGATGTAGTGGCAGACATCCTGCTCCGCCTgccgtccgccgccgccatctACCGCGCCGTCCTCGCCTCCGAGCACTGGATCCGCGTCGCCTCCTCCCCCACCTTCCTCCGCCGCCTCCGCGACATCCACGACTACCCACTCCTCCTCGGCCACCTCGTCTCCCCCGACGGCCACGGCACCACCCCGCCTTGCTTCTACCCCGCGACCCTGCACACGTCGGACTCGGACGGCCTCCTCGCCGCGATGGTCCGCCGCGGCGACTTCTTCTTGACCCGCATCCAGGTCCAAGGCTCCGGCCAGCACGTCCTCGAGGACTGCCgcggcggcctcctcctcctctccgacGCGGGGACGCTCAGGGTGTTCGATCCAATGACTCACCGCGTGTCTTCGGTTGACCAGCTGCCAAGGCGCGGAGGCAGAGCCCCAGACCACCGCGGCCGCAGATTGTGTCTCCTCCCGAACGGCGACGACCCTGACGCGTTCCGTGTGATGTCGCTGCAGCACGGGAACGCCAAGAAGCTGGCTCGGTTGGAGGTGTACAACTCCTGCACCAGAGCTTGGCGCGTCCTCACAGGAGCTGGAACAGCCAAGATACCAGCCAGGAAGCACATGGCCAAGATCTACCGCGGACAGTATGCACCTGCGATGCACGCGGGCGACCGAATCTTTTGGAAGTACGACGCCGCAAATTTGCTTCTCTCGCTAGACACCCAGACGATGACGTTCTCCAACGTGTGTCTCCCTCCCGGCGTGACTCGTCTGTCAGCTTACGCCGTTGGTGAGACAGAGGATGGCACCTGCTGCCTAGTGCATGTCTTGGAATCTGGCAATCGACAAATGCAAGTGTGGCGTTTCAAAGTAGGAGATGATCATGAGGGCAATGGGGATCAGATGTGGGAGTTGGAGCGACAAGTGCCACTAATCTTAGCCTCTCCATCAGCATGTCTCAGTGGGTGTCAGGTCGGTGCAATTGTCGGCGGCATTGTGGTTCTCTGCTTCAATAACTCATCATTGTATCAACCTCACATTGCGTTTCGGCTCAAGACCTTGAAGGTGGAAACAGAGTTTACATGCCGTGGACTGGCACGCCCCTTTGTGATCAAGTAATGGCATGGCCCCTTGCAGGTGAAAATCCTTGTTGCGTGCTGTGTCATAATACAATCTCAGTTATTTTTGGGCTATCATGTTTTACCAATCCCCTCAGATTGCTTGCATTTTTGTTAAACATTAGACACAAGAAGCATTTGTCCGCCATCAGTTTCAAGCATACATGGTCTGCTGATAGAGTCTACTAGTCTGTGTATTTGCTTAAAGGGATTAGGCCATAGGACCATTTATCTACAGAGTAAATCGGAGGATACAAAAGTCATGCATGTTTACATTTATTTCAGCCATCCAATGGTTACTTTTCACAACTGCAACAAATGATAGTTAGATATAAGCTCAACATAGGATGTTACACTTTGTTGGGAATCCCTGGTATACTTATTTGAAAATATCTAACCATGTGACCAGCAACCCTATGCGAGGAGAAATTTACCCTTGACTACAAGTTATCTGTGGCTATTGAATCCTGAACCAAATCCTCTTTTAAGACATAAGATGTTTGGAAAAATCTATTTAACCTCCTTAACTATTGCTGCTCTTATACTTCACCACCTCACCTCAAAACCAGGTATTTTGTCCCTTAAGTATTAAAAACTGTGTAAATAACCCTCAGGGGTGGTTTTGAAGTGTTTTTTTTGGCTGACGTGGCGAATTTCATGGATGATGATATAGCTGAGTCAacagaaaatagaaaaaaaggtATGTATATAACCACCCAACATATGGAGAGTTAACTATGTAACCCTCAACTATAAAGATAAATTATAGCCACTAAAGTATCTAATACCTTTCAAATGATCCTTGAGATAGTTTTGCAATGAATATTTTTTTTCGCGGCTGTTTTACCACTGTATCCTGCCATATCAACAAAAATCACCTTCAGAAACCACTCATGAGGTTATTTAAACGGGTTTCAATACTTTAAGGAGTAAAATATATTGTTTTTAAATAAGAGGTGAAGTAGATGATTAACTACAGCTAGAGGGTTATTTTTTCCTAACATGTTTGAAATACCAGAATTCATGTGTAAAAGTGAACAATGATAGTTAGATGTAAGTTCAACCTAGGATGTTACACTTTGTTGGTAA contains:
- the LOC110433111 gene encoding uncharacterized protein LOC110433111 isoform X2, encoding MMKNKKKRKVTSTSTTPWPLHTTIDSLPDDVVADILLRLPSAAAIYRAVLASEHWIRVASSPTFLRRLRDIHDYPLLLGHLVSPDGHGTTPPCFYPATLHTSDSDGLLAAMVRRGDFFLTRIQVQGSGQHVLEDCRGGLLLLSDAGTLRVFDPMTHRVSSVDQLPRRGGRAPDHRGRRLCLLPNGDDPDAFRVMSLQHGNAKKLARLEVYNSCTRAWRVLTGAGTAKIPARKHMAKIYRGQYAPAMHAGDRIFWKYDAANLLLSLDTQTMTFSNVCLPPGVTRLSAYAVGETEDGTCCLVHVLESGNRQMQVWRFKVGDDHEGNGDQMWELERQVPLILASPSACLSGCQTLKVETEFTCRGLARPFVIK
- the LOC110433111 gene encoding uncharacterized protein LOC110433111 isoform X1 — translated: MMKNKKKRKVTSTSTTPWPLHTTIDSLPDDVVADILLRLPSAAAIYRAVLASEHWIRVASSPTFLRRLRDIHDYPLLLGHLVSPDGHGTTPPCFYPATLHTSDSDGLLAAMVRRGDFFLTRIQVQGSGQHVLEDCRGGLLLLSDAGTLRVFDPMTHRVSSVDQLPRRGGRAPDHRGRRLCLLPNGDDPDAFRVMSLQHGNAKKLARLEVYNSCTRAWRVLTGAGTAKIPARKHMAKIYRGQYAPAMHAGDRIFWKYDAANLLLSLDTQTMTFSNVCLPPGVTRLSAYAVGETEDGTCCLVHVLESGNRQMQVWRFKVGDDHEGNGDQMWELERQVPLILASPSACLSGCQVGAIVGGIVVLCFNNSSLYQPHIAFRLKTLKVETEFTCRGLARPFVIK
- the LOC8077080 gene encoding protein GOS9 isoform X1, whose protein sequence is MSSVVKLGTWGGDGGSACDLTVAPQRLESITVRWGKVIDWISFSYRDRSGELHTAGPWGGNGKGEGTETISLEPSEYVTGVAWSVGPFTFKNVECCITSIKVMSNLRSYGPFGHGVDSTHHSLPVLDGSAVGMFARAGDFLDAIGFYILPAAVKPTDPNNQEEKEKDSSQEGNQEEKGEQSDQEVKEKDSSHEGKENGKS
- the LOC8077080 gene encoding protein GOS9 isoform X2, translating into MSSVVKLGTWGGDGGSACDLTVAPQRLESITVRWGKVIDWISFSYRDRSGELHTAGPWGGNGKGEGTETISLEPSEYVTGVAWSVGPFTFKNVECCITSIKVMSNLRSYGPFGHGVDSTHHSLPVLDGSAVGMFARAGDFLDAIGFYILPAAVKPTDPNNQEVKEKDSSHEGKENGKS